A single region of the Halopiger xanaduensis SH-6 genome encodes:
- a CDS encoding Brp/Blh family beta-carotene 15,15'-dioxygenase, which translates to MLPDAANRATPETGAATARRRAAYASHAAGLFTIIFGLTIGVTGDSIPLAYQYAPLAASVVVLGLPHGAVDHLVLPRSRGRPVTSRALAAVGGCYLAIGGAYAALWFVAPAVSFALFILLTLVHWGQGDVYALCELTDVSYLETPAHKGLALVVRGGLPMLVPLVAFPDQYAFVAGTLVGLFDPGAAAALEGAFRPTVRYAVAVGFGALIAATLALGYRRTDALEPWLIDAGETLGLTAFFAAVPPILAIGLYFTGWHSVRHIVRTLLIDDAAVAALADGDARGAIGRFARDAAPLTAGSLVVFAALAVAVPRTPATVPDAAALYLVGVAVLTLPHVVVVSLLDLEQGLWTAR; encoded by the coding sequence ATGCTCCCTGACGCGGCGAACCGGGCGACACCGGAGACGGGGGCGGCGACTGCCCGCCGACGAGCGGCGTATGCGAGCCACGCTGCGGGACTGTTCACAATCATTTTTGGGCTCACGATCGGCGTCACGGGCGACTCGATCCCGCTGGCCTACCAGTACGCGCCGCTGGCCGCCAGCGTCGTCGTGCTGGGGCTCCCTCACGGCGCCGTCGACCACCTCGTCCTGCCGCGTTCGCGGGGACGCCCCGTCACGTCGCGAGCGCTGGCGGCCGTCGGAGGCTGCTATCTCGCGATCGGCGGCGCCTACGCGGCTCTCTGGTTCGTCGCCCCCGCGGTCTCGTTCGCGCTGTTCATCCTCCTCACGCTCGTCCACTGGGGTCAGGGCGACGTCTACGCGCTGTGCGAACTGACCGACGTTAGCTATCTCGAGACGCCCGCTCACAAGGGACTCGCGCTCGTCGTCCGCGGCGGCCTCCCGATGCTCGTGCCGCTCGTCGCCTTCCCCGACCAGTACGCGTTCGTCGCGGGCACCCTCGTCGGCCTGTTCGACCCCGGCGCGGCGGCCGCGCTCGAGGGCGCGTTCCGGCCGACGGTTCGATACGCTGTGGCCGTCGGCTTCGGGGCGCTCATCGCCGCGACGCTCGCGCTCGGCTACCGCCGGACGGACGCCCTCGAGCCCTGGCTGATCGACGCGGGCGAGACGCTCGGCCTCACGGCCTTCTTCGCCGCCGTGCCGCCGATCCTCGCGATCGGCCTCTACTTCACCGGCTGGCACTCGGTGCGGCACATCGTTCGGACGCTGCTGATCGACGACGCCGCAGTCGCGGCGCTGGCCGACGGCGACGCTCGGGGCGCGATCGGTCGCTTCGCGCGCGACGCCGCGCCGTTGACGGCCGGGTCACTGGTCGTCTTCGCCGCGCTGGCGGTCGCCGTCCCGCGGACGCCCGCGACCGTTCCCGACGCGGCCGCGCTGTATCTGGTCGGCGTCGCCGTGCTGACGCTGCCCCACGTCGTCGTGGTGTCGTTGCTGGATCTCGAGCAGGGACTGTGGACCGCGCGGTAG
- a CDS encoding BtpA/SgcQ family protein, which produces MTAVTPFAERFDVDRPVLGMVHLPALPGAPAFDGDRAAIRERALEDARRLEGGGIDGIVLENFGDAPFYPESVPNHVVAEMTAVASAVTDAVDVPVGINVLRNDAGAALSIAAAAGAEFVRVNVHVGTAATDQGVLEGRAHETVRLRDRIDADVAILADVHVKHATPIGETEIEHAALETVGRGRADGVIVSGSGTGAETSLEDVERVADALAGREASVIVGSGVTPETIADCVAAGADGAIVGTALKEGGETTNAVSRERVESLVEAARTADSGDA; this is translated from the coding sequence ATGACCGCAGTCACGCCGTTCGCCGAGCGATTCGACGTCGACCGACCCGTCCTCGGGATGGTACACCTGCCGGCGCTGCCCGGCGCGCCGGCCTTCGACGGCGACCGCGCGGCGATCCGGGAGCGCGCGCTCGAGGACGCCCGCCGGCTCGAGGGAGGCGGCATCGACGGCATCGTCCTCGAGAACTTCGGCGACGCGCCCTTCTATCCCGAATCCGTTCCGAATCACGTCGTCGCGGAGATGACCGCCGTCGCGTCCGCGGTGACCGACGCCGTCGACGTGCCGGTGGGAATCAACGTCCTGCGAAACGACGCCGGGGCGGCGCTGTCGATCGCGGCCGCCGCCGGCGCCGAGTTCGTCCGGGTCAACGTCCACGTCGGGACGGCCGCGACGGACCAGGGCGTCCTCGAGGGACGGGCCCACGAGACCGTCCGGCTGCGCGACCGGATCGACGCCGACGTCGCGATCCTCGCGGACGTCCACGTCAAGCACGCGACGCCGATCGGCGAGACCGAGATCGAGCACGCCGCCCTCGAGACGGTTGGGCGCGGCCGAGCCGACGGCGTCATCGTCTCCGGATCCGGGACGGGTGCCGAGACGTCGCTCGAGGACGTCGAGCGAGTCGCCGACGCGCTCGCAGGTCGCGAGGCGTCCGTCATCGTCGGCAGCGGCGTCACGCCCGAGACGATCGCGGACTGCGTCGCGGCGGGCGCCGACGGCGCCATCGTCGGCACGGCGCTCAAGGAAGGCGGCGAGACGACCAACGCCGTCTCGAGGGAGCGCGTCGAGTCGCTCGTCGAGGCCGCGCGGACGGCGGACTCGGGCGACGCGTAG
- a CDS encoding tripartite tricarboxylate transporter permease has translation MVGSVTPAIAASVAPIDLAADPRLTAQLLAWTLAGCLLGSCSGLVPGLHANNFALLLAGVAPAVPGPPLFVGCAMLAAGVVHTFLNAVPAMALGVPDAEMAITALPGHRMVLEGRGYEAIRLSALGSILAVLAAVPLAVPITRGVTAVYPTVRAHLSLVLAAVVVALIASERTSRRMVGGTLSFALAAGLGWLTLDLEPNAPLEAGGTLAPLFAGLFGAPVLIDAIFGTGIPPQEGDGIAASKRLVGTTALAGALAGAVVGYIPGVSAAIAAVAVLVVVPGGASDRGYIVATSGVDTANTIFALFALVAIGQPRTGVMVAFERVNAPLELPILIASVVIAGLLGFVLVIVVGDAYLEVVGRLTYWKLSAAVLALLLVLSLLFAGPIGIAIFVVATAIGLVPVRLRARRVHLMGVLIGPLLFGF, from the coding sequence ATGGTCGGGTCAGTTACGCCGGCGATAGCCGCGTCAGTCGCGCCGATCGATCTGGCCGCCGATCCGCGGCTGACGGCGCAGTTGCTGGCGTGGACGCTCGCCGGCTGTCTGCTCGGGAGCTGCAGCGGGCTCGTGCCGGGCCTGCACGCCAACAACTTCGCGCTCCTGCTGGCCGGCGTCGCGCCAGCGGTGCCGGGCCCGCCGCTGTTCGTCGGCTGCGCGATGCTCGCGGCCGGCGTCGTCCACACCTTCCTGAACGCCGTCCCCGCGATGGCGCTGGGCGTGCCGGACGCCGAGATGGCGATCACCGCACTCCCGGGCCACCGGATGGTCCTCGAGGGTCGGGGGTACGAGGCGATCCGCCTCTCCGCGCTGGGGAGTATCCTCGCCGTCCTCGCGGCCGTTCCGCTCGCGGTGCCGATCACGCGGGGCGTAACGGCCGTCTATCCGACAGTCCGGGCACACCTGTCGCTCGTACTGGCCGCGGTCGTCGTCGCGCTGATCGCCTCGGAGCGCACCTCGCGCCGGATGGTCGGCGGAACACTCTCGTTCGCGCTCGCCGCCGGCCTCGGCTGGCTCACGCTAGATCTCGAGCCGAACGCGCCCCTCGAGGCCGGCGGCACGCTCGCGCCGCTGTTCGCGGGTCTGTTCGGCGCGCCGGTGTTGATCGACGCGATTTTCGGGACCGGGATTCCGCCGCAGGAGGGTGACGGTATCGCGGCGTCGAAACGACTCGTCGGAACCACGGCTCTCGCAGGCGCGCTAGCGGGGGCCGTCGTCGGCTACATTCCGGGCGTCTCGGCGGCCATCGCCGCCGTCGCAGTGCTGGTGGTCGTCCCCGGCGGCGCCAGCGACCGCGGGTATATCGTCGCGACCAGCGGCGTTGACACGGCGAACACGATCTTCGCACTGTTCGCGCTGGTCGCTATCGGCCAGCCCCGGACCGGCGTGATGGTTGCCTTCGAGCGCGTGAACGCACCCCTCGAGTTGCCGATCCTGATCGCGAGCGTCGTAATCGCCGGCCTGCTGGGATTCGTCCTCGTGATCGTCGTCGGCGACGCCTACCTCGAGGTAGTCGGACGGCTCACCTACTGGAAGCTGTCGGCGGCCGTTCTGGCGCTGTTGCTGGTCCTCTCCCTGCTGTTTGCCGGTCCTATCGGCATCGCTATTTTCGTCGTCGCGACGGCGATCGGACTGGTTCCGGTCCGATTGCGGGCGCGGCGCGTGCACCTGATGGGCGTGCTGATCGGGCCGTTGCTCTTCGGGTTCTGA
- a CDS encoding NADH:flavin oxidoreductase/NADH oxidase, giving the protein MSDLFSDLSLRDLEVPNRLAVSPMCQYTCDADGLPTEWHRVHLGSRAVGGAGIVMTEATAVEPRGRITPHDLGIWSDEHAEALQPITEFVRDQGGVPGIQLAHAGHKASKTRPWDGNVPIAPDETDPDGAAGWEVLSPSPDAYPPFPGDRPAMRKADQDDIEGVIDAYRAAAERSLEAGFEIAEVHAAHGYLLHEFLSPVTNDRDDDYGGSFENRTRLVREVVKAVRDVWPDEKPIFVRISGTDWVEDRESWDIDQSVRLAGDLAELGVDLLDVSSGGLHPDQQVPGGPNFQVPLAEAVREGTDDLAVGAVGGVTEPEQADALVRNGRADLVLVGREFLRDPYFGLRAAGELEGDAAEKWPVQYRRAVQR; this is encoded by the coding sequence ATGTCTGACCTCTTTTCGGACCTCTCGCTTCGCGACCTCGAGGTACCCAACCGACTCGCGGTCTCCCCGATGTGTCAGTACACCTGCGACGCCGACGGGCTGCCGACCGAGTGGCACCGCGTCCACCTCGGCAGCCGCGCCGTCGGCGGCGCCGGAATCGTCATGACCGAGGCGACAGCCGTCGAACCGCGCGGTCGGATCACGCCCCACGACTTGGGCATCTGGAGCGACGAACACGCCGAGGCCCTCCAGCCGATCACCGAGTTCGTCCGCGACCAGGGCGGGGTGCCGGGCATCCAGCTCGCCCACGCGGGCCACAAGGCCAGCAAGACCCGCCCGTGGGACGGCAACGTCCCGATTGCGCCCGACGAGACCGACCCCGACGGCGCGGCGGGCTGGGAAGTGCTCTCCCCCTCGCCCGACGCCTACCCGCCGTTCCCGGGCGACCGGCCGGCGATGCGGAAGGCCGATCAGGACGACATCGAGGGCGTGATCGACGCCTACCGCGCCGCCGCCGAGCGCTCGCTCGAGGCCGGCTTCGAGATCGCCGAGGTGCACGCGGCCCACGGCTACCTGCTCCACGAGTTCCTCTCGCCGGTCACGAACGACCGCGACGACGACTACGGCGGGAGCTTCGAGAACCGGACGCGATTAGTTCGAGAAGTCGTGAAAGCCGTCCGCGACGTCTGGCCAGACGAGAAGCCGATCTTCGTCCGCATCTCCGGGACGGACTGGGTCGAGGATCGCGAATCGTGGGATATCGACCAGTCGGTGCGGCTGGCCGGCGACCTCGCCGAGCTGGGCGTCGACCTGCTCGACGTTAGCTCCGGCGGGCTCCATCCCGACCAGCAGGTTCCCGGCGGCCCGAACTTCCAGGTGCCGCTGGCGGAAGCGGTTCGCGAGGGCACCGACGATCTGGCCGTCGGCGCGGTCGGCGGCGTCACCGAACCCGAACAGGCCGACGCGCTCGTCCGCAACGGCCGTGCGGACCTCGTGCTGGTCGGTCGGGAGTTCCTGCGCGATCCCTACTTCGGGCTGCGCGCGGCCGGCGAACTCGAGGGTGACGCGGCGGAGAAGTGGCCGGTGCAGTACCGCCGGGCGGTGCAACGGTGA
- a CDS encoding thioredoxin family protein, producing MVLKESDTELEAGDAAPDFELPGVDGETYTLESFADSEALLVVFTCNHCPYAQAKFDLLNELADEYDEVAVVGINPNDAEEYPDDSFEKMQEFVEDGRVQYNAYLRDESQAVAAEYGAVCTPDPFLFAREDGEFRLVYQGRLDDALNPDDEPTRFHVREAIDSVLAGEDVDLEWKPSQGCSIKWKDD from the coding sequence ATGGTCCTGAAAGAGTCCGACACCGAACTCGAGGCCGGCGACGCCGCGCCCGACTTCGAGCTGCCGGGCGTCGACGGCGAGACGTACACGCTCGAGTCCTTTGCCGACAGCGAGGCGCTGTTGGTCGTGTTCACCTGTAACCACTGTCCGTACGCGCAGGCGAAGTTCGACCTGCTGAACGAACTGGCCGACGAGTACGACGAGGTCGCGGTCGTCGGGATCAATCCCAACGACGCCGAGGAGTACCCTGATGACTCCTTCGAGAAGATGCAGGAGTTCGTCGAGGACGGCCGCGTCCAGTACAACGCTTATCTCCGCGACGAAAGTCAAGCGGTCGCCGCCGAATACGGCGCGGTCTGTACGCCCGATCCGTTCCTCTTCGCTCGAGAAGACGGCGAGTTCCGCCTGGTCTATCAGGGCCGACTCGACGACGCCTTGAACCCCGACGACGAACCGACGCGGTTCCACGTCCGCGAGGCGATCGATTCCGTGCTGGCCGGCGAGGACGTCGACCTCGAGTGGAAACCCTCGCAGGGCTGTTCGATCAAGTGGAAAGACGACTGA